AGCACGTGCGGGTCTTTGACCTGCCGGTGTGCGATTTCAGCGCATTGGAGGCCCTGCCGCACACCGAGATTATCAAGGGCGACATCGGCGACCCGGCGACCGTGCGCCGCGCCGTCGAGGGGGTGGATGCCGTCCTTCACCTCGCGGCGCTCCTGCCGCTGGCCAGCGAGCGGGACCGCAACCTGACCTTTGCCGTGAACGTCACCGGCACGCAGCGCGTGGTCGAAGCCATCCAGGCCACGGGCAACCATGCCCGGCTGGTCTTTTCGTCCACCGTGGCCACCTACGGCAACACCATGGACGAGCTGCCGCCGCTCAAGGTGAGCCACTCCCAGGACCCGGTCGACATCTACGGCGAGAGCAAGATCGCGGCCGAGCGGGCCATCATGGACTCGGGCATCCCCTACACCATCCTGCGCATCACGGCCATCTCCATCCCGGCGCTGCTGGACCCGCCCGAGATCTATCCGTTCATGCACGACCAGCGCGTCGAGCTGATCAATCGCGCCGACGTGGTCACCGCGCTGCTGGCGACGGTGCAGCAGGGCACGGC
This genomic window from Chloroflexi bacterium ADurb.Bin180 contains:
- a CDS encoding 3 beta-hydroxysteroid dehydrogenase/Delta 5-->4-isomerase, producing MRVFDLPVCDFSALEALPHTEIIKGDIGDPATVRRAVEGVDAVLHLAALLPLASERDRNLTFAVNVTGTQRVVEAIQATGNHARLVFSSTVATYGNTMDELPPLKVSHSQDPVDIYGESKIAAERAIMDSGIPYTILRITAISIPALLDPPEIYPFMHDQRVELINRADVVTALLATVQQGTAPSKVYNISGGPTWQMRGHQYVEAVFRVMDIPIEDANHRQTPWWSDWYDTAESEAALHYQNTTFDEFLALLDAAVREALKL